A genomic window from Aethina tumida isolate Nest 87 chromosome 4, icAetTumi1.1, whole genome shotgun sequence includes:
- the LOC109604359 gene encoding uncharacterized protein LOC109604359, with amino-acid sequence MELKTCAVLFGLLAVAVAQFPNGRILEPPVPQLCAQRVIHERTPDGKGYFFSWRDPALKGVEEDWLGGRNFCRKRCMDLVSLETSAENEWIKKRIVDEKVKYIWTSGRLCDFKGCDRADLQPLNVNGWFWTAVLQKLAPTTQRDQNDWSESGGIGKPQPDNREAQQGGATENCLAVLNQFYNDGVNWHDVACHHRKPWVCEENDDLLKYVRYTNPTLGV; translated from the exons CCCAATTCCCCAATGGGAGAATCCTCGAGCCGCCGGTGCCGCAGTTGTGCGCCCAGAGGGTAATTCACGAAAGGACTCCCGATG GTAAAGGTTACTTCTTCAGCTGGAGGGATCCGGCCTTAAAAGGTGTGGAGGAGGACTGGTTGGGCGGCAGAAACTTCTGCAGGAAACGTTGCATGGACCTGGTCTCACTGGAGACGAGTGCCGAGAATGAATGGATCAAGAAACGTATCGTAGACGAGaag GTCAAATACATCTGGACGTCGGGCAGATTGTGCGATTTCAAAGGCTGCGACCGTGCCGACCTTCAACCCCTGAACGTGAACGGATGGTTCTGGACCGCCGTGCTGCAGAAACTCGCCCCGACCACCCAACGCGACCAGAACGATTGGTCCGAGAGCGGCGGCATCGGCAAACCCCAGCCGGACAACCGTGAGGCGCAACAGGGCGGCGCCACCGAAAACTGTTTGGCCGTTTTGAATCAGTTCTACAACGACGGCGTTAACTGGCACGACGTCGCCTGCCACCACCGCAAACCGTGGGTGTGCGAGGAGAACGACGATTTGCTCAAATACGTGCGCTACACCAACCCGACGTTGggtgtttaa
- the LOC109604358 gene encoding serine/threonine-protein kinase polo — MSREDDTTQIPDLIYDPNTRTQYKKGRFFGKGGFAKCYEIINPNNNQAYAGKIVPKKLMVKQNQKEKMTQEIQIHQSLNHKNVVGFYNFFEDSMNIYIVLELCRKRSMMELHKRRKAISEPETRFYMKQILSGVNYLHYQKIIHRDLKLGNLFLNDELQVKIGDFGLAAKIEYDGERKKTLCGTPNYIAPEILNKKGHSFEVDIWSIGCIMYTLLMGRPPFETSSLKETYSRIKKCDYKISSAISAPSKHMIKLMLQAEPKNRPKVNELAQHEFMLGYCPPSLPVSCLTMAPRFDKMETPGYAGARKPLLELNQGDAAMAVTPQKPLHDSIAAGLAVQKAHAFDAKESFATLKSMLLKVLKTKPARNQKYLDEMSDPNAQPMIWVSKWVDYSDKYGFGYQLSDEGVGVMFNDTTKLIMLPNGVTVHYIDRNGEETYMTVDNYPKPLDKKIKLLSYFNRYMREHLIKTGASVVKESDSLSRTPHLHQWCRSTSGVLMQLNNGTVQMNFGDHTKIIMCPLMSAITYIDEDKSFRTFKFSSIEKNGCSMGLYEKMRYAYDKISVLIDSDNPYEK, encoded by the exons ATGTCCAGGGAGGACGACACCACGCAAATACCCGATCTGATCTACGATCCGAACACCAGAACCCAGTATAAAAAGGGCCGATTCTTCGGAAAG GGTGGTTTTGCAAAATGCTACGAGATAATCAACCCAAACAACAACCAGGCTTACGCCGGGAAGATAGTGCCAAAAAAGTTGATGGTCAAGCAGAACCAGAAGGAGAAAATGACCCAGGAGATTCAGATCCATCAGTCCCTCAATCACAAGAATGTGGTGGGATTCTATAATTTCTTTGAGGACAGTATGAACATCTACATTGTACTTGAATTGTGTAGGAAAAGA tCAATGATGGAATTACATAAAAGAAGGAAAGCGATATCCGAGCCAGAGACTCGCTTCTACATGAAACAGATCTTAAGTGGCGTCAACTACTTGCACTACCAGAAAATTATCCACAGAGACTTGAAACTGGGCAATTTATTCTTGAACGATGAACTGCAGGTAAAAATCGGCGACTTCGGCCTGGCGGCCAAGATAGAGTACGACGGAGAACGAAAGAAGACACTGTGTGGCACCCCCAACTACATAGCCCccgaaattttaaacaaaaagggCCACTCCTTTGAGGTGGACATCTGGTCGATAGGCTGCATCATGTACACACTATTAATGGGCAGACCTCCGTTTGAAACTAGCAGTTTGAAAGAAACTTACTCGCGCATCAAAAAATGCGACTACAA GATCAGTTCCGCCATCTCCGCCCCGTCCAAGCACATGATCAAGCTGATGTTGCAGGCGGAACCGAAAAACAGGCCCAAAGTGAACGAGCTGGCGCAGCACGAGTTCATGCTAGGCTATTGCCCGCCCTCGTTGCCCGTCAGCTGTCTGACGATGGCGCCCCGTTTCGATAAGATGGAAACGCCCGGCTATGCCGGCGCCCGCAAACCTCTCCTGGAGCTTAATCAAG GCGACGCTGCGATGGCCGTGACGCCACAAAAACCGTTGCACGACTCTATTGCGGCCGGACTGGCCGTGCAAAAGGCCCACGCCTTCGACGCCAAGGAGAGTTTCGCCACGCTCAAGTCTATGTTGTTGAAA GTTCTTAAAACGAAACCAGCCAGGAATCAAAAATACTTGGATGAAATGTCTGATCCCAACGCACAACCGATGATCTGGGTGTCGAAGTGGGTGGATTATTCCGATAAATACGGTTTTGGATACCAGCTGTCCGACGAAGGGGTCGGCGTCATGTTCAACGACACCACCAAACTCATTATGCTGCCGAACGGAgt GACCGTACATTATATAGACAGAAACGGTGAAGAAACGTACATGACCGTGGACAATTATCCGAAACCGCTGGACAAAAAGATAAAACTTCTCTCCTACTTCAACCGATACATGCGAGAACACCTGATCAAGACGGGCGCCTCCGTGGTAAAAGAAAGCGATTCGTTGTCGAGGACGCCCCATTTGCATCAATGGTGCAGATCCACCAGCGGGGTACTGATGCAACTCAACAACGGCACCGTCCAA ATGAACTTCGGCGACCAcacgaaaataataatgtgtcCGTTGATGTCGGCGATCACGTACATCGATGAAGACAAGTCGTTTAGGACGTTTAAATTCTCGTCGATCGAGAAGAACGGCTGTTCGATGGGACTGTACGAGAAAATGCGGTACGCTTACGATAAAATATCGGTGCTGATCGATTCCGACAATCCGTACGAGAAGTGA
- the LOC109604361 gene encoding uncharacterized protein LOC109604361 has translation MKCVKLFICVIIVFWLLGYVETMAITKRDLEDAKAKDQAQVETLHDINIETQLVKRPLPRQVMFTSWLTTETIPKSNRFQLLESPKLREDDSPLNLIHVSVIFIVLVAHIYFQERIEYGVFQAYSKCTYYKRLMIANLIVSFLLVWIVIFLTMLLIYNPYNECSIEQ, from the exons tattatagttttttggCTTTTAGG ATACGTAGAAACTATGGCCATTACCAAACGGGACTTGGAAGACGCTAAAGCCAAAGACCAAGCCCAAGTGGAAA CACTTCATGACATCAACATAGAAACCCAGCTGGTCAAACGACCACTCCCACGTCAAGTGATGTTCACATCCTGGCTCACCACCGAAACCATCCCCAAGTCGAATCGGTTCCAGCTCTTGGAGTCTCCCAAATTACGGGAGGACGACTCCCCGCTGAATTTAATCCACGTTTCCGTCATATTCATCGTGCTGGTTGCCCATATCTATTTCCAGGAGAGGATTGAATACGGCGTGTTTCAGGCTTACTCTAAATGTACATATTACAAAAGACTTATGATCGCCAATTTGATTGTATCCTTTCTACTCGTCTGGatcgttatttttttaacgatGCTGCTTATTTATAATCCTTATAACGAGTGTTCGattgaacaataa